The Taeniopygia guttata chromosome 9, bTaeGut7.mat, whole genome shotgun sequence genome segment ACTGGACCAAACAGGTTTATTTGAGCACATTGTTACTCTGATGATGGATAGGCTGCCCTGACTgcagataaaaagaaaagatcCTAGTCTGGCTCAAAGGCTTGCACCCTGAGCAGCCACACTTCCTGCATGGCCCTACTGAATTGAGCCCAGCTGATCCTGGGAAGGCTGGCTGAGCACACCAGCCACAAAATGCACATCTGCTATCGTACCACAGCACACGGGCTCGCTAAGAGTGAGGGGCAGTGATCTCCCATTGATTCTGCCCGTGGCTTCAGTGGAGGATGAAAGTTTATCTGTGCTCTTGGTGTACAAGAACCCTCTCAGGAGCTACTGTGGGAGCCAGGGACTGGTGGATGAGCCCTGGATTCCAGACACAGCCACTGGGACTCTGCAGCAACAGTCACGCAGTGACAGCCAGGTGATGCTGTGTGTCCTGTGGTGGAGACTGTTCAAAGCTGCTCCACAGTGTGGACAGAATTCAGTTGGATCTTCTCAAGGATGAGACAACAATCCCACATCCTTCCTTTGCCTGTGGAGCTGCCTGGGAAGGGCTTTGCCCGtttgggcagtgctgggctggaagggccagggacagcccagcctGTCTGTCACCTCCCAAGCAGCCCCATGTGCTCTGCCTGTAGATGTGTGTGTGTCAGAGCTCTGCCTGTAGGTTTGTGTGTGTCAGAGCTCTGCCTGTAGGTTTGTGTGTGTCAGAGCTCTGCCTgtaggtgtgtgtgtgtcagagctctgcctgtaggtgtgtgtgtgtcagagctgccctgggaagggcagggTGACCTCAGCTCCCCCACAAACAGCTGTGTTCCACCtcggccctgcacagcccctgctgcccctgctgaCCTGAATTTGCCTGGGCTGTGCACGTCTGTCTTGATGGAGTTCACTGCATATTCTGGTCTGTACGTTCCACACCACACCTGCACAGGTAACAGAGAAAAGCATCGTTAGCCTAGGATTTTATAGCAAGAGACCTGCTGTCATTTAACTGTGAAACACCGAATGTTCATGAGAATAAATTCCACATTAGAACAAAGAGACAAAAGGGggtattttgttaaaaaaagcaCATCACTGTCCTCAGACAAAGGCACTTGGGCACAAGGCACTTCCTACCAGGCTTACAGGTGGCTGAACTGATTTCTTTAGGGAAGATAAAAATCACCTAACAAGACTTTATTTTCACTGCTTTGCAGTGAacactgctcagctctgccagctctcaGTTAGCCCACGGCAGTGAGCCTGTTCTGACTTGCTGTTAAACTGTAATGTCAAGAGGTTTTCAAAGCCCTTAGGCAAGAAGTAAAGGCTACCTGTGCGAAGTTCAGAAAAAACAGCTGTTTGTGGTTCATGTCTAGGCCAGGaagaagtttttcttttccGTGCTTTCTCACAAAGTTTTCATAGGCCTGTAGAATGAAGTGAGTAGAAATGTTACCACTCCCAGCATTTTTCCAGTCAAAATGAAACGATGACAAGGAGGAACATGGATTCTTTGACATAATTAATCGTTGCCTGCCTTGGCCATCCATCCGACATGTGCCACCTTGAAGCAGAAGACATCAGGGACATTTCTTAGTACTGCGCTATCAATTATCTAATGATGCGTTatgaaaaagagatttttttgtccactgtgggttttttggggtttggtttttttaaagtgaattgCAGAAGGCTATAAAGCCTTGCCATAGTAAGAACAGCTGCTTTCATGTTTCTTACGGAGATGTGTCAAACGATGTGCTGTTAGTGTATCATCACTGCTGAAAGATGCTGGAGAAATGCTCTGCCTGAAGTCAGTGCCAAAGCCACACACGAGTAAAGCCAATCAACTGCCCAAGTGCAGCTGAGGAATGAGCAGATAGCAGGCCCAtggaaaaggctctggaagTTTCCATGGCTAACAGCTGAACGAGAGCCAGCCGTGCCACAGCCCTGCAAAAAAGGCCAGTGTTGTACTGGGATGTGTAAACAGGAGTGGCTTATATGAAATACATGAAGTAATCCTTCTACTCCACTCGGTGCTGGCCAGGGCTCAGCTGGAGTGCTCTGTCCAGTTTTGGGCACTGCCCTTCAAGAAAGATGTGGAGCaactggagagagtccagaagAAAGCAGCAAGAATGAGCAGAGGTCCAGCAAACATGACCTATGAGGAAAGATCGAAAGAATTGGGTTTGTTTAGTCTAAAGGAGAGAAGTCTGGGCCTTGGAGCATGTTAGTCCTCAAATATGTGAAAGGTCAcaggagagaaaggagcagcttgttgtgtttgcactgtTGGAGGCAGAGCCAcaggcactggcagtgccacgAGGAGGCAGCGGGAATGCTCCTCTGGGAGGCTGGAAGGATGCAGGAGGGCTTGATTCTAACTGCATGGAGAGGGCGGTGGGATACTGACCTCTCAAGATTCCTTTTGGACCTTTTTTACTGTTTATATGATgtcataataatttttaatacttCTGACCTAATTTTTCTGGCTACTCCCATTCCTTTCAGAAAGCGTATCCCCTTTCATGGCTTTGTACTTTGCACAAATATTCCAGTAACCAAAGATCAGACTAATCTAATAAGCTTGATACCTCTTTTAGGCTTCCAAATCATTCCTTAAACTGTCATTAATAATTGTCTTTGCCCTCAAACATGTCCATTTCCAGTGAGAGTTGGAGAAGCGTGAGTTGGCCCATGCATCCCAGAGCTCTTtgctgagcagtgacagctctCAGTTGGCAGGTGCTGAGTGTTTTGCCACAGAAGGTGCTCAGGGAAGGAGGATCACCTTGAGGTTTGCAGCTATCAGATTTGTGAATAACAAGGACAGCTGACAGAGAAGCTGACTTGCCACTCTCCCCCAGACCATGTCCACAAAAAGAACCTGTGCCTCTCTGTCactctcagcagcagccagcctaGGGAGTCCAGCAGCTGtctgaggaagagaaggaaagcaaagccaAAAAGCATCCAGCTCCATGGAAGGCTTAGTGCAGGGAGTCCTGTGTCTTGGGATACCAGCACAGAGGGCCCAAGTCACCTGCACAAGATGAAAAGCAAAGTGTTTATGCTTATGGGTCAGAAGAAAGTCATTCTGCCCCTCCCTCCTGGCATGAGAAGCCTGGTGAAAGGACAGCCAGAGGTAAACAGCTGCTGGTATCAGCACTTTCTTTAGGTCATGGTCCAAGTGTGAGCCAGTGAATGTTTCCATTCCACACATTCCTTAttcacagaggggaaaaaaatggaaagagttCCCTAGGAACAGGTAATCTGTAGCCTGACATGATTACCAGGATGAGAGAAATACCACAGCTGGCCAGTAGATTTAACCCAGGCCTTGATGGCACAGTAGGGCTGGTCCTGTCCTGGTCCTGTCCCTGACACAGAAATTGTGTTTCTTCTTCCAAGGCTATGAAACTGATTTTATTAGTCTCTGACAGTTTCggctaaaacagaaaaatggatACTTCTTACCTTGTATGCTTGTCTCACACCCCCATTATCAGCAATGTTTTCTCCTAGAGTGTTGATTCCACTGAGctgtaaaaaaggaaaagtattggtttctgaagaaaaagctCATCCAGGACCTGTAACACCAAACTTTgtgcattttccattttctaaaGGCAAGAATTACCTTAAAATCTGAAGGTTTAATAGAAGATTATGTTAAAATCTCTGAAAAGTCTTTATGTCCCTTGTCTCAAAATCCATGTTTTGAGATactattatttttctaatcctcttcctccccctccagGCAACTTTCTAGGCTGTGTATCTCTTACCCAGATTTTCTGCTACTTAGTCATtgctcatttattattcttcttttctccttgtctTTAATCCTCAGTTTCTTACCACAGTTCCAGTTAGAGGAAGTGGACAGAATTTGTAGTCTGTAgaacaaattaaaattcaaactCCCAACTGCTGAAATTGTCTGTTAACAGACATCAGCAAACCTGCTAGAAGGTATTCTTCTGTACAGTAGGCAAGTTCAGTAGCTTCTTGCTAGCCAGATACATAGAAGAACTCTATTTAGCAGGTATTCCTAAGTCAGTCAAATAGCACCAAAGATCATGAAGCTTTGATAATGGGAAATatctaattttatttaaaaaacccactatTTTAACCTTTAATCCAACATATTGATTAATGATAGTCAAAGCTTCAAAATCTAGAATCATCCTTTGATTGAATTTAATGTGCACCAAAATATGTTGAAATTCTCTTCTCTATTTTTACTGGCCTCTCTCTGAGTTCCCACACTTCAACACATGTTTTGGGAAAACCTCGGGGCTGGGAGTTTTATCTTTTCCCTATCCTGTGTGATGGAATATGTTGTCAGGCTGTAAAAGCCAGCCAGTGGAACTGAGAGAAATAACTCCTTGTGCCTTCCACGTAGCACTGCAAGCAGTGCTGTCCCACCAAACCAGCCTGGGGAGCTCCACAAACAGCACCTACGTTCTGTCCACCTGCCAGGTCCCACGAGAAGTTCCCGTACTGGTACACCATGCACTGGGACAGCTCCTTGAAATTCCGTGCTGATTCTTCAGTCCACCAGTCCACAAGGTCTCCGTTCTCATTAAAATTCCTGCCTGTAACAGTACGttaaacagaattatttataCAAGAAAAGAGGCTTTGGTGCAGTGAGGAGGGGAGCGAGCAAGACTTTGGATTGTGCTCTTTGGAGAGCAATACTGTAATGCCTCTGAAATCCAGACTTCATCTTACATATGGAAATTTATCTCGCTCTCACGTGTTCCCTGGAAGGACCGAGCACTAAAGCAGCCCAACACCCCGTGTCTGACACGGAAGGACTGAGCACTAAAGCAGCCCAACACCCCGTGTTTGACACGGAAGGACTGAGCACTAAAGCAGCCCAGCACCCCGTGTTTGACACGGAAGGACTGAGCACTAAAGCAGCCCAACACCCCGTGTTTGAGACAGAAGGACTGAGCACTAAAGCAGCCCAACACCCCGTGTTTGACACGGAAGGACTGAGCACTGAAGCAGCCCAACACCCTGTGTTTGAGACAGGACTGAGCACTAAAGCAGCCCAACACCCCGTGTTTGAGATGGAAGGACTGAGCACTAAAGCAGCCCCACACCCTGTGCACGGAGTGTTttggcacagcagctcagcccctcaCCGTTGTCGTCGAAGCCGTGCGTGATCTCGTGCCCGATGACCATTCCTATGCCGCCGTAGTTCAGGGATTTGGGCTGGGAGGCACTGAAGAAAGGGGGCTGCAAAATGCCCGCAGGGAAGACTGAAAAAGAAGCCACAGCACAGTTAAGGCCCTGCCCCATTATCCTGCAGGTACAGTGAGGCCAGACGACTTTTATGGGTTCAACCAAAACCAGATTCCCTCGAATCTCCCAGCAGCAACAAGTGGCTGACACGTGAGAATGCTGTGGGACAGGAGCAACAGAGCAGCAGGACCACTCCACTCCTCAGACACTTCCAAAATCATAACCAGCTTCTGCTTTGTTACTCTTTTGCTCTGCAGGAAAAAGCAGTTTATTCCAATTTACATCACTTAGCATTCACAGACTTCAGTCTCATCATTGAGCAAACCTCACAACATTGTGAGAAGTGGGAGGGTGTCCCCCAAGAAGAATAGATTATTTAATCATTCCGTCACAAATCACTCTCAGAGACAGGAATTTATTCTTCCCTTGAAAATACAAGTAACTCCCACTAGAATCAATAAAAATAGGCCAAGCTGTCAATAAAAGAACTGGAACAAAGCATTTCCATTTACGCACTTCTCTGCTCATTTTTGTAGGCTTCTTCTACAAAACaattcatttaaaaagaaaccacGTTGCAATTCTGATCTTTTTATAAAGTAAGAGTaataaaatactataaaatattCAGTTCCACTTAGTATCTCTTGAAGGCCTTTTCctgtgttcctgctgctgctgcaataTGAAGTTTTAATTCTCCCTGGGAAGGAGGTGGATGTCACTCTACGCAACTTAAACAGACAGAAGGAATTGGGTGGCAGTTCTCacacagcaaaagaaagaagattGATACTTCTTGCATTGCAGTATAAATCCAGTTCAGTGCTAGGATTTTCTTTCAGGACGAGAAAGAGCCACGGGCAAACAAGCAAAGAGGTCAGAAATCAGCCAggtgtgctgtgtgtgcagctgcagcGATCCCAGTGCAGCACTGGTTTGTGTGGAGGAATGCCCCCTGTTCTGTCCTGGTATCAGCAGCACGGGTGCTGTCAGAGTGTGAGGAGAgacccctgcagctgctgcccctggaGCTCTGCCCTGAGGGGCTCTGCCCTGAGGGGCTCCCTCGTGGGCTGGTGGATGGAGCAGTGCAGGTCACACCACACCCAGATGGAGGGACAGAGCTCCAGGTTCCCCACAACCATGCACAGAACTCCTctttagagtttttttttttaagtctagTTCTAAGCTAATTCAGACATCACTCTAAAGATCAGACTGCTTTAATTATCCTGTGCATGCCATAGTTAAAGGATGAGGTAAGAATTTATGACTCGCATTAACTGCCAGTCACCAGTTTCAGTCTTCCACATCATGATTCCTTTCCTACAAATTACTGAACAAAGCTATTTGAAACAAAGCCTTCTGGAAGGTTTTGTGTTAACTGTTCAGTCAAGAGAGAAATGCTCACATCAAGAAATGATCTTGTTGCATTTctgtgcagagccctgcaggacaaggattttccatttttttagaCTTGTTTTCAGGAATTACAGGTGGATCACAGTACCTCACTGATGGCCTAGAAAGGACACTGCAGTCTGTGACATTTGGATGACTAAAATTTAAGCACTATTTGCAGAATGGACATGACAGAAATACCGAGAAGCATAATTAATATTGTGAAATGCTTTGTGACTCTTGTGAGCCTTGCAGCACTGTgaagggagctggggttgcTCACAAGATGAGAAACTTTGGGGCCTCCATGTGGTTCTAATCTTTAGCCAGAATGGACAGGGGTTTTTATTTCCATGGATGCTTTTGGGTAGGCTGGCATTAGGAACCTTTATACTCAAATTTGTTATGTCAAGATCGTTTCACTTCCTGATTTTAAAAGTACATACATAGATATATAAAGAATAGACAATCCAGGCACCAATAAATAGGTAAACCTTACCTATCTGATTCCTGCTTGCAGAGTAAAAGGCATTGACAACAGCAGCTCCACTTATCCACCTGGTAACACCAGAAGAATAAATTTTAGTATTTCAGTTGTTAATGGCAAAGTTAATGATTGCTAGAATAAGTCTAGAAACTGTGTAATGGaatcacaaaatatttgaaGTCGGAAGGTACCTTCTCCTGCAAAAACTGGATAAAAGACTAGAAAGAGTATTATTAAATACTTACTCCTCTTTGTCCACCTTTTCTCTAAGCTTTTTCAACCTTTTCTTCTGGGTAAATACTAAATTTTGAATAATGTTTTCAAAGTATTCTTCTTCTTTGTAGTTCAActaaaaagaaagggagaagaggagTTAGTGATGGTTTTACTGATTGGGGAAAGACACATGGACCAGGAAAATCTAGTCTTTAACATGATGAGCTAAGCAACACATTTCTAAGAATATTTTTTGATCTACAATTAGACCTTGGTTTGAAGAGCTCTGCTACACCACAGAGTTGATATTGCAGCTGGATCTATGTTAGCAGCTGGGTACTTTTTCCAGagctcttccttctctctttctagACATACTTGGAGTGGAGTTCAGCAATTGTTGGTGTTGCCCTTACCTCTGGGGCTGCCTTTTGCAAACCAGGAGTTTGGCAAGGAGCAGTTCCACCTCAAAGCACGAGTCAGCTCCGTCCTGTGCAGGCACTGCACCCAGTGCTGggccagcctgtgccagtggaACGCTGCACTGAGCACCGCTGGCTCCATCCTTGCCCTCACACAGTCCCAACAGAGCGTGGACGTGTCCTTGGAGTGCCACCAGAGCCTGTCACACCTGGTGTCACCTCCCGGGCCGggccagccctgcaggctggCTGGGCACAcctcctgcttccctgcagCTGGGCGCACAGGCTCGCTGGGGCAAGGAAAGCAATGAcccttttcttctctgaaacCCCGTTTCTAATCCTCCTGCTATTGTGCAAACTTACCTCCTGGTACTCGCTGTTGAGCTTGTCGTTATCTGTCACGATCTCATCGGGATAACCAATCCTCTCTCTAATTGCTGTTGCCTAGGGACAAGGGAATTTGATATCCAGAGTAAATCCAGccatgtttttaaataataagtTATATAAGAAAGGCAATATGGAAGCCACTGCAGAAACCGCAGGATGTTAATTATATAtagatttttgtttaaattttttattcattGAAAGCACAAGTTTATGGGTTTTATCCTGTTCCTCCTAATAGCTGGTTAAATCACCAGAAATCATTCCTTCTCATTTTCAGTATTGTTTTTCTGTACATATTCATTATCTAGCTCCTTATTTACTGATTTGCCTGAAAGGTCCTAATCTTGTATACAGATTCTTCCTATTTTGTGTGCCTATCTCCAGAGGCCCCTTCCCTTGGAATCCTAAACTGCTGTGCCTATGTGAGCATAACTCTAAAGTGTTTGTATTATAatacagtgatagaacttacTGCTTATCTTTTGTCGGGACAAACAActgaaatactgatttttataGAACTACACATTACCAATATTTCAGACAGAGCTTACTTTTTGTTCCGCTCTCTTTTTGGTCACTGCATCCATCCAGGGAAGTTCATCTAAGGTTTTTATAAAAACATCACGTATATCTGCAATCATTTCTTCAACCTGGAAAAAACATCAGAATGTTACAAACCCACAGAGTAAGATGGTGGGCACTGCAGGTCAGTCACTCGGGTCACCAAAACCTGACAGACAATGCCCCGCTGGATGTTGTGAGTCTGAGGGAATCGTTGTGGTCATGCCAACCCCAAAAATGGACTGTTTCACACCAGGATTCCAATGATGATCACAGTCAACTAAGGCTTCACTTCAGGTCCGTTTTCAGGCAGTTTCTGTGTGACTGACGGTGAACAGAAATAACCAATTGCCCTGTGCCCCGCGGTGGCAGGATGTGCACCGGTGTCACTCTCaaagagcagcagtggctgctggtgccagcgagtgctgctcctgggatgtGAGGACtggctctggcacagctgcccatggccctgcccatggcaggcagggGCTTTCTCAAAAACCTGCATTTTTACACCTTTGTAATAACCATCACCAGCACTTCGATAAAAACTTAAAAACCAAACCCGCTTTGGTGACGCCGCAATGAAACGCGCACCCAAAGCCGTGCCAGGAGCACACGGCGGTGACAAAGGGCGtttggtggcactgaggggctGAGGGCTTTACCACGTGTTTGCTGTCCCCAGCAAAGGCCTCCTCCACGTAGAGCCGGCCCACGGCGCTCTCCATGTTCCCGTTGACGTAGTTGGCGCAGCGGCGCCACGTGGCAGTCTCGGAGCTGGTGCCATAAAGGGCCTGTGGGACACACGGCAGGGCGAGGGGGCTGTCAGAGCAGCCTCCTGTGCCTCCTGCACACACTGGCTCCATGAACCTGCCTGGGCATCCCcctgcacatccctgctccatgaACCTGCCTGGGCACCTTCCTGCATATTCCTGCTCtatgtccctgcctgggcaccttcctgcacatccctgctccatgaACCTGCCTGGGCATCACcctgcacatccctgctccatgaACCTGCCTGGGCATCACcctgcacatccctgctccatgtccctgcctggggcacCTCCCTGTACATCCCTGCTCCATGAACCTTCCTGGGCATCACcctgcacatccctgctccatgtccctgcctgggcacctccctgcacatccctgctccatgaACCTGCCTGGGGCACctccctgcacatccctgctccatgaACCTGCCTGGGGCACCTTcctgcacatccctgctccatgtccctgcctgggcacctccctgcacatccctgctccatgaACCTGCCTGGGCACCTTcctgcacatccctgctccatgaACCTGCCTGGGGCACctccctgcacatccctgctccatgtccctgcctggggcaccttcctgcacatccctgctccatgaACCTTCCTGGGGCACctccctgcacatccctgctccatgaACCTTCCTGGGGCACCTCCTTGCACATCCCTCCTCCACGCCCTTCCTGGGGCACCTCGCTGGACTCTCTCTAACGGGAGGATAGCTGGAAAAGCTCTTACAGAGGGACAAGTTCTGCTGTGGAAGTACAAAGAGCTTCCATGTCCAGTTGCTGAGATTGCTCAGCATTATCTTAAAAGCACTGAACTATCAGCAGGATCGAGTGACTGAAAAGCAAGACTGGGGTCATAATGTTTGCCAATATATTCCTTTGGATGATGAAGAGTTTCTAACGAGTCAGTCAGAACTGTGATCCCTTGCAAATAAATGTGACTGTTCTGATACTAAAATGGGGATTAATTTAGATTCAGAAAAACAAGAGACCAGGTACCAGAGCAGTGCTTTCAAATCCACTCAGCTATCAGgcataaatcccataaattaTAGATACACTCCAGCAGAGGCTCAGCAAACACATCTGGCTTTTGTGTGcgaaatcccaaatccattaaatatttatatactaCACCTACATCAAAAAGCTTTCTTTAGTGCCTCCAAAAGGCATCATTAAATCTTAGGGAGAGATGAATTTCTGCACCTTACGGAAAGCATTCCTCGTGTCCTTGTAGTCCCGGCTGAGGCTGTTGACAAGATCCATCACAAACCGCCAGGCCATGTAATTCTGAAGGTCTCTGTTTAACCAAACAACGATAATAAGCTGGTGATGTTTTGAGGCTTTTTAAGTTATCtgggaagaaaatgcaaatgccATACTGAGCACACCTACCTGGAAGAGTATTTTACAAGAATAGACCTGAGCTTGAGAAGGTAGTCAGGGTCATAAACAATGACATGTTCCGTGTTGTCAACGTTGATTTGCACAGTTGACATGATGGCATTTATGAATTCTGACCAGTTGAACACCTGGAAAATCAATATGCATTATGATATGGTTCAGTCATCAAcagtttaaatatatttgcatgACACATCTGCTCTGCCTTTCGTTTCCCTAATATTTGCACTACTTATAAATGGGGTAATTGTAACACTAGCTGGCCTGAGATCATTTATAGTTCTAAATTGTTGTTAATATAGGGGGATATTTGGCAGAAAGAGTAGAGAAATTGCTTTGATTTCAAactaacactttttttttttttttaatttttaaagtttctgttCTGCCTATTACTTTAAAAGGTGTTGGTGacttttccctgcctgtatctTTGGAAAGGTTCATTGGAAGAGGTAATGTCTTTCATCAGACAAGTGGAAGTTGCTGAGGAGAGAGGATAAGCT includes the following:
- the MME gene encoding neprilysin, which encodes MGKSESQMDITEMNTPKPKKKLGWSGLEIGLAVVVLLLAIVAITMIVLYATYDDGVCKTPDCIKSAARILENMDPSAQPCQDFYQYACGGWLKRNVIPETSSRYSNFDILRDELEVVLKDVLDTPSTNDIPAVQKAKTLYRSCINETAIDIRGGKPLISLLPNVFEWPVATTNWDASYGTAWTAETAIAQLNSRYGKKVLINFFVGTDDKNSTAHIIHIDQPGLGLPSRDYYECTGAYREACSAYVDFMISVAKLILQERNISVNETQISEQMSKVMDLEKEIANATTKSEDRNDPLLLYNKMTLAQLQNNFTLEINHKVFNWSEFINAIMSTVQINVDNTEHVIVYDPDYLLKLRSILVKYSSRDLQNYMAWRFVMDLVNSLSRDYKDTRNAFRKALYGTSSETATWRRCANYVNGNMESAVGRLYVEEAFAGDSKHVVEEMIADIRDVFIKTLDELPWMDAVTKKRAEQKATAIRERIGYPDEIVTDNDKLNSEYQELNYKEEEYFENIIQNLVFTQKKRLKKLREKVDKEEWISGAAVVNAFYSASRNQIVFPAGILQPPFFSASQPKSLNYGGIGMVIGHEITHGFDDNGRNFNENGDLVDWWTEESARNFKELSQCMVYQYGNFSWDLAGGQNLSGINTLGENIADNGGVRQAYKAYENFVRKHGKEKLLPGLDMNHKQLFFLNFAQVWCGTYRPEYAVNSIKTDVHSPGKFRVLGSLQNSPEFAEAFSCTTRDSMDPAKKCRVW